The DNA region TATATCCGAAGATGATATAACAACGCAAATTAATCAGGGCCGTGGTTTTCAACTCTCATTGGAACGTTTTGCTCATTATTGTGCTGAAAAATCGTCATGTCCTTTAGATCCCATTCTGGGGGATGTGTCTGATCTATACCACAAATTACTCAATCGAATTGATAGTGAAACGATTTTTGATGCTGAAGGTAAAAGAGTTACCTCTGATGAAATAACCCGCGTAGTAACTGAAAAGCTATTATGGTCAACTTACTGGGATGAACTGGTGGTGATATTGAAACAGGTATCAACGGGAAATGTCGATAAAACAACGACAGAATTGCTTTCTGGAAATTTGTTTTCCGCCTCAAGTGACGCACAAATAGCCATTACTTGTGCTGATCATGCCCGATTAATCAAAAATCCAGAATGGTTAAAACGTGGCAGAATTCAGGCCATCACGGCACTCGCGTATGGAAACGCTAAGCTGGAAGCGTCTGATAATTTAGCTGAGCAGTGCGACTACTGGCCATTCAGGGGTAAGATTCAGGCCCATATTCCCAAAATCGATGCCGAATTACCTCAATTATTATTTGTTGCACAAAGGTTTGACCCAACGACACCTCATAGCAATGCCACCAAGATGTCAGGCTATTTTCGTAGTCCCCTTTTAACCAAAGAGGGCGATGGGCACACGTTAGCTCTGGCAGGGGAAGAACAATGCATTAATCGAGAGGTGGTGGATTATCTACTTTTCCCTGAAAAGATTCGTCGGGATAAGCATTGCTATTAAATATTTTCTATTATTGGCGTGACGTTAGCCTATACCCTCTATTTTGAATTACCTGCCGTTTCAGCAACGCTAATCTTCATTTTTTTCTTGCTGAGTGCTTTTGTGGTGAAACGCTTGCTGCATTTACTGGCGTTGAAGAAGACGAGGTTTTAGGTCTGCTTTGGGGTAAAGTGCAGCGCTAATTTGCTGCACTTATTACTCTCTAACTTCAGAGTCTGATCGGTAATACTTAGCTGGCTTTCGGCTGAGATATTATCTCCAGCACTTTAATCTGTGTGACAGTACCGTTTGGTAAATGCCAGCTAATATCATTACCTGCACGCATGCCTAACAGCGCTGCGCCAATAGGTGCCATAACGGACAATTGTTCTGCGCTGTCTTTCAGATCGTGAGGAAATACCAGAGTGCGAGTCCGTTCTTCCTGAGTGCTGAGATCGATAAACCGAACCCGGCTGTCCATAGTGACAACATCCGCGGGAACTTCACCTGGCGCAACAATTTCTGCCCGATCGATTTCTGCATTAAGTGCCTGAGCCACCGGTGATGAAGCGAATTCAGGGTGTTCAAGCAGCATGTCGATACGCTCTGCATCCAGTTCATTTATGATTATGGCGGGTTTAAGCATACATCACTCCGATAATATCTTTGATTAGACTAGTCCTATCTAATTTTAGGGTTCATTGTTTGTCGGCCTGAACTTCAGACCAGCAGTAAAATAATATACTAAGCAAAACAAAACCCCCGCAGGTTGAATGCGGGGGCTAAGAGCGCTGTTTCCTGAATATTAATAAAACCACGTTAAATTAAAGAGATCGGGATCACGCTCTACATATTCTGGTTTTATATCGTCTTTGGCTTACCTGACATTTTGACTATCAGCGCAATTCGATAAGATGCTGAGTTAATCATATCAGTAAAGCAGACCAAAGGCTAATTAACGATTTTTATCGCTTAGTTACTGTTTTTTCCGTCATTTTTACGTTTTTCTAACGTACGATGACGTGATTGAACGTTTTTCCCACGGGAACGGAAATAATCGGCCAGTTGTTCAGCGACATAAACGGAACGGTGTTTTCCACCCGTACAACCAATCGCTACTGTCAGATAGCTACGGTTATTGGTTTCCAGCATAGGTAACCACTGTTCAAGGTAGCTACGCGTCTGATAAATAAAGTTATGCACTTCAGTATGGCGATCCAAAAAGGAAGCCACTGGCTTATCTAAACCGGTCATTGGGCGCAGTTTCGGGTCCCAATGTGGGTTCGGCAGAAAACGAACGTCAAAAACGTAGTCCGCATCGATTGGAATACCGTGCTTAAAGCCAAATGATTCAAACACCATAGTCAGTTCGCGTTCGCGCTTACCGAGCAGTCGGGTTCTCAGCATTTCTGCCAGTTCGTGAACAGACATCTCGGCAGTATCGATAATCAGATCGGCCCGTGAACGCAATGGTTCAAGCAGGGTATCCTCTTCATCGATAGCGCTCTCTAGCGATAAATTTTTATTCGACAGTGGGTGCAGACGGCGAGTATCGCTATAACGTCTGATTAGCGTGTTACGGTCGGCATCAAGGAACAGCAACTGAGGAGAGAAATCACCCGGCAGATTATTCAGAACTTCTTCCAGAATTTCTGGGGTTTCAGGTAAATTTCGCACATCAATACTAACCGCGGCGGACGTTTTTCTTTCCGCCAGCGTTTCGGCTAACTGGGGCAATAAGACTACCGGTAAATTATCGACGCAGTAGAAACCCATATCTTCCAGAGCGCGCAGCGCTACGGACTTACCTGAGCCTGAGCGGCCGCTGACAATCATCAGCACCATGTTGCTATTCCTCTTAATCATCACGATATGATATCAATATCGCCGGTATCTGGACCTTACACAACACTTCATGTGTTGCTTTGGGTTAAACATCAACCCTAACAGAATAAACGTTAACACGAACAATCGTTTTTAAACAGATTGATTTTCAGTTGGTTCATTCTCTTTATCAGACGATTCCTGAGTAAACAGCTGATAAAGCTCTTCATCGGTTTGTGCCATTCGCAACTGGCGGCACAAGGTCTTATCTGCCAGACGTTGGGCTATGGCTGATAACGTAGCCAGATAAGCCTGACATTCGTCTGCCGGAACGAGCAGGGCAAATAATATATCAACCGGTTGGTTATCGACCGCGTCAAAACTGACAGGACTATCCAGGGTGATAAATACACCTACGGCACGAGTGGTATCTTCTTCCAGTTTACCGTGCGGAAGAGCGATGCCTGCGCCAATGCCAGTGCTACCCATGCGTTCACGGCTGAGGATAGCCTCAAACACTACGCTGGTAGGTATATTCAATTGGCTGGCGGCCATTTCGCTAACAATTTCTAACGCCCGTTTTTTACTGGAGCAGTGAACGGCACTGCGTGTGCTGTCTAATTTCAGAATAGAGCGTAATTGCATGGCGGATAACGTGTTCATCATTTGTAGGAACCATTGAGTCAGATCAGTTGTTTACGCTGATTTGACGGGGGAATAGATAACGACTCCCTGTATTTTGCTACCGTCCTTCTGGCAACAATAATCCCTTGATCGGTTAGCATACTGGCGATTTTACTGTCGCTCAGCGGCTTACCTGGATTTTCAGCCGAAATCAATTTTTTAACCAGTGCACGAATTGCAGTAGAAGAGGCTTCGCCACCACTATCGGTATTTACGTGACTGGAAAAGAAGTATTTTAACTCAAATATCCCTCTGGGGCTATGTAAGTACTTTTGGGTGGTTACGCGTGAGATGGTTGACTCATGCATATCAACCGCTTGGGCGATATCGGCCAAAACCATTGGCTTCATGTATTCTGCGCCCAGCTCAAAAAACTCTTCCTGCCGCTCTACAATACATTCCGTTACTCTAAGTAGCGTGTCGTTACGACTTTCAAGGCTTTTGATTAGCCAACGGGCGTCTTGTAAATTGGTACGGATATATTGATTATCGCTGGCATTATGGGTATTTGCCATTGAGGCGTAGTGCTGGTTAATCTGCAAGCGTGGGATACTTTCCGTATTGAGCTCAGCCACCCATTTGCCCTGAACTTTGCGTACCAGTACATCAGGAATAACGTATTCAGACTCGCTGGCATGAATTGACTGACCGGGACGAGGATCAAGGCTTTGAATCAATTGCATGGCCCCTTTCAGTGCCTCTTCACTAATTCGAGTCAGTTTTAGTAATGAGCGGAAATCATGGCTGCCTAACAGTGCCAGATGATGATCGGCAATCTGACGAGCATCACTGAGATAAGGGGTATCAGAAGATAGCTGGGAAAGTTGTACCAGTAAGCATTCTCGCAGATCGCGGGCAGCAACGCCCACCGGGTCGAAACGCTGAATACGCTTCAGTACCGCTTCGATTTCATCGAGTTCAACTTCGTCCTGTCCCAGACTATCGGCGATATCTTCCAGTGAAACTGTCAGATAGCCGGTATTGTCCACCGCATCAATAATGGCGGTAGCAATGGCTTTATCCAGATCGGAGAACGGGGTTAGATCCATCTGCCACATCAGATGATCTTGCAGGGTCAGAGTGGTTTCGCCCTGAAATACCGGAAGTTCGTCATCGCCATAGTCGTTATGGGTGCCGGACGGCGTACCTGCGGTATAAATTTCGTCCCATGAGGCATCGAGAGGGAGGTCTTCAGGAATATCAGACTGCTGTAGTGCTTCGCTGGTATCGAGCTGTTCGTGCTCGGTCTCTTCGCGTGAGTCTATTTCGTCATGATTATCTGCCTGCTCAAGCAGTGGGTTGCTTTCCAGCGCGATTTGAATCTCTTGTTGCAGTTCAAGTGTCGACAGCTGCAACAGGCGAATTGCCTGCTGTAACTGAGGTGTCATGGTTAATTGTTGACTTAACTTGAGCTGTAAACCTTGCTTCATAATGACATATTACACTTATTATCGCATTCCGGAATGGCTAAGCGAATGTTCCCATAGGGTAGCAATAATAGCTACAATCGGAATTCATTGCCTAAATAGACCCGCTTCACATGTTCATCTTCCAGAATAGATGATGGTGTTCCATGAGCAATTAAATGACCCTGGCTAACGATGTAAGCGCGTTCACAAACGTCCAGCGTTTCACGTACGTTATGGTCGGTAATTAATACACCAAGCCCGCTATCGCGCAGATGCTCAATGATTTTTTTAATATCGATAACCGAAATTGGGTCAACGCCGGCAAAAGGTTCATCCAGCAAAATAAATTTAGGATTAGCAGCCAGCGCTCTGGCAATCTCTACCCGACGGCGTTCACCACCGGAGAGGGATTGACCAAGGTTTTTACGCAGGTGCTCAATATGGAATTCTTCCAGCAGCTCGTTGGCACGGTCTTCCCGCTGTTCATTGGTTAAATCATTGCGGATTTGTAGCACTGCCATCAGATTATCGTAAACGCTCAGACGACGGAAAATAGAGGCTTCCTGTGGCAGATAGCCGATACCGCGACGGGCGCGCGCATGCAGTGGTAACAGACTGATATCTTCACCATCGATAAGAATTGAACCCGCATCACGCTGGACGATACCCACAACCATGTAAAACGTGGTGGTTTTACCTGCGCCGTTTGGCCCAAGCAAACCGACAATTTCACCGGAGTTGACGGTCAGGCTGACATCTTCTACCACTCGGCGACCTTTGTAGGCCTTGGCCAGATTCTCTGCTGTTAACGTTGCCATTCGCTATTGTTTACTCTTTTCTTTAACTGCGGTTAAAAGTGTTTATTTTTTCTGTATCTGAGATGGTACCAGAATGGTGTTTACGCGTTTACCTTTGTTGCTGAACGCTTCCATCTTCTGCTCTTTCACTTTGTAAGTGATACGATCACCCTGAACATTGCTGTCCAGTTGTTCCAGATAGGCATTGCCAGTCAGGTCAACAAAGTCAGTAGCCAATTCATAGCGGAGTTTTAAACCCCGGCCTTTTACCGGTTTACCGCTGTCTTGCATTTGGTAGAAGGTCACCGGATTACCGAATGCCTCTACTACTTCTTTCCCTTCATTACCTTCAGGGCGAGTCACGATGACTTTATCCGCACGAATATCAATGGTTCCCTGTTTCACAATAACATCACCGGTAAAGGTGACGACATTACCATTCATGTCTAATGATTGCTGAGCGGAACTAATGTTAATCGGTTGATTTGTGTCATCTTTTAATGCAAACGCAGAGGCGCTGGTAACCAGAAGTATGCCGGCTACCACGCTGTTAACCACGCTTTTACGATGATGGCTGAGTTTCATTGCCGGCTTTTGGTTGAACTTCATAATAGGTTTTTACCTTTTCAATCAGCTTAGCTGTTCTACTGCGCAGATTACCACGCATCTTCATTCCTTCGGAGGTAAAATTAGCCCCGTACAGAGTAACATGATCGTCAGAGCTGATATCCTGTGTCACCAGATTAACATCAGCACTGTTAGTCTTGATTCTTTCCAGCTGTGACGTAGTCGTCAGGCTGTTGACCTCAACATTATCATACAGATAAAGCATACGGTCTTTGGTTAATTTAGCGCGATCGGAACGCACCGACCAGGTTGCCACCTGTTCCTTGTCATACATAATCATGACCGGTTTAGTGAACCAGGTATCTTCCGGGGAGGCGTAATACTTTACGTCTTCCGCCGTTAATTTGTAATTTAACTGACCTTCCGGATTGTACACTATCGTCACCATTTGTTGGCTCTGATAGGTGGGTTCTTTATCATCCGGTGGCACGATGGTTTTATTGTCATCAAAATCAGCCAGATTCCAGCCAATAAGACCTAAAGCGATTAGCATTAGTACAATCGTCAGGCTTAGCTTTGTCTTGCTCATACTCATATGGATAACCCTTGTGCCCCTTCGAGTTTATCTTGCGCTTGCAGAATTAAATCACATAACTCGCGTACAGCACCACGACCACCGGCAATTTGCGTTACATAGTGTGCTTTTGGCAGAAGAAGCGGGTGTGCATCCGCAACTGCTACCGCCAAACCAACTTTTTGCATCACGGGCCAGTCAATGAGGTCATCGCCAATATATGCCACTTGTTCTGGCTTCAGGGAGACATCTTTAAGTATTTTCTCGAAAGCCACCAGTTTATCAGATTGCCCTTGATACAGATGGGTAATTCCCAGTGTTTTGGCACGATTTTCAACCAGCTTGGCGCTACGTCCGGTAATAATGGCGACATCGATGCCGGAAGTAATCAGGCAACGGATACCATAACCATCACGCACGTTGAAGGCTTTTAGCTCTTCTCCCTGATTACCCATATAAATCAGGCCGTCGGACATTACTCCATCCACATCACAGATCAACAGTCGAATTTGGGCCGCCCGTTGAAAAACCTCTTTGCTTACCGCGCCGTAGCAGGTGTTAATCATGTTTATACTCTTTTGCTTTTCACTTAAATCGTGCAAACCAACTATTTTGCCTTAAACCACGCCAGCGCGCAGCATATCATGCATATGAACCACGCCTACTAACCGATCGCCTTCAGCTACCAGAACCGCGGTAATATGGCGTGACTGCATCAGATTCAGCGCTTCTACCGCCAGCATATCAGGACGAACGCGAATGCCGCCTTTGGTCATCAGATCGGCAATTTTAGCATTGCTAATCTCCACACCCTGATCGAAGACTCGACGCAGGTCGCCATCGGTGAAAATCCCTTGAATTAACATATCGTCATTACAGATAACGGTCAGGCCCAGATTTTTTCTGGTAATTTCCACCAGCGCTTCGCGTAGTGACGCCTGATTACTCACCCGTGGAATTTCGTCACCGGTGTGCATAATATCACTAACGCGTAATAACAGTTTGCGTCCAAGAGCTCCCCCCGGATGTGACAGGGCGAAATCGTCGGCGGTGAACCCTCTGGCCTCTAATAAAGCAACCGCTAATGCATCGCCCATAACCAGTGTCGCTGTGGTGCTGGTTGTTGGTGCCAGCCCCAACGGGCAAGCCTCCTGAGGAACGTTAATGCATAAGTGTGTATCGGCCGCTTTTCCCATTGAACTGTTTGGATTACCGGTCATACAGATCAATGGAATTTGTAAACGTTTAATCACCGGAATCAGCGCCATAATCTCACTGGATTCGCCAGAGTAAGAGATAGCAATCACAATGTCGTCGGCGGTGATCATGCCTAAATCACCGTGGCTGGCTTCGGCAGGGTGAACAAAGAATGAAGGTGTTCCGGTACTGGCAAAAGAGGCCGCCATTTTACAGCCGATATGACCAGACTTACCCATTCCCATGACCACGACTTTACCTTTACAGTGGAACATTAGCTCACAGGCGCGTGAAAAATCCTGATTGATATATTGATAGAGTTGTTCAAGCCCGGATCGTTCAATATCAAGAACCTGTTTTCCTGCTTGTTGAAAATCAAAGTTAGACATTACTCGTTCTCACTGTCATCAATAAAGTTCCCTTTGTCTTATTTTGGATCGAGGAAACTTAAATTCAGGCGTACGCAGAATACATCAGCACACCAATATAAAGGGTAAAACCAGCCAGCAGCACTATTCCCATTGGCCGTGTTAAACGACGGCTGCGACCTACGCAGAGCAAGGTCAGAAGCAGGCTGGCTGCCAGCATAATCCAGTAATCACGGCGGAAGGCCTCGCTAAAGAAGCTACCCGGAGAAATTAATGCAGGTATCCCCATGACTACTAACATATTAAAGATATTCGAGCCAATCACATTGCCCAGCACCATATCATCTTCATGTTTATACATGCCGGTGATAGCGGTTGCTAATTCTGGCAGGCTGGTGCCAATAGCAATAATTGTGAGGCTTATCATCAGTTCACTCAAGCCTAAATAGCGGGCCACTACCGTGGCATTATCAACCGTTATTTTGGCGGCAATGGGTAAAACCAACACGCCTATTAGTATCCATAAAAACGCGACGGTTTGGCTTATCTCTTTGGGCGTTTCGGCTTCCTGACTAACCGAAAGTGAATCTGTTTCCCGCAGAAAAGTGCGTTTACTCATTTTGAATACCAGCACCATAAAGCTGATAAAGGCGAGCAGCAGGATAATACCATCACTGCGACTAAGCTGGTTATCATAAAGGACAAAACCGGCCAGTAACATGATCAGAAACAGTAAGGGAGCTTCGCGTTTTAGCCGTTTAGAATGCAGACTTAATGGACGAATAATAGCAACGCATCCTAAAATGAGTAGGATATTAGTGATGTTTGAGCCAATCGCGTTACCAACCACCATATTGGTTTTGCCGTTAATCCCGGCGGTGACCGAAAATGCCAGCTCCGGCAGTGAGGTGCCTACTCCGGTGACCATAATGCCAACAGCAAGGCGTGGTACATTTAAACTGTTGGCGATAGCGGTAGCACCAAAAACTAAGCGGTTAGCACCATAAACCAGCAGAATGAGGCCAATAAACAGCATTACTATGGCGATCAGCATGCGTTATCCTGTTTAAAATTGAACTTTTTCATTCATCTATTCGTCTTAGTCAGGTCAGATGGACAGTAATATTCAGGTGCCGTTTAGCATTATTATTGCTGAATTATCACAAGGGCCTTTGGCTCAGGCTGAGAACATTGGTAAAATCCTTGAGTTAATTTTGACTGGCGTTGGATGAAAAGTAAAACACCGCCTGCGTTTCGGCCTCTGTTTATCAAGGGGAATGAAATGTTGAGCCAGAGTATATTAATACTTATGATGGACGATATAAGTATTCATCCTGATAGTTTAAGGACGTTATGATTAAATCGGCAGCGAATTTGGTCGAAGTACGGGATATGTCGTTTTCCCGTAATGGTCGTCCAATATTTCAGGATATCAACCTGACGGTACCTCGTGGCAAAGTGACTGCGATTATGGGACCTTCAGGCATTGGTAAAACCACATTATTACGGTTAATCGGTGGGCAATTGGCACCGGATAGCGGTGATATCATTTTTGATGGGGATAATATCCCAACGCTTTCTCGTCGCCACCTGTATGAAGTCCGTAAAAAGATGAGCATGTTGTTCCAGTCAGGAGCTTTGTTCACCGATTTAACGGTGTTCGATAATGTGGCTTATCCTTTACGGGAACATACTAAATTACCCGAAGAATTGCTCCACAGTACCGTATTGATGAAGCTGGAGGCGGTTGGTTTGCGGGGCGCAGCTAACCTGATGCCGGCAGAGCTGTCGGGGGGTATGGCGCGTAGGGCTGCTTTGGCTCGGGCAATTGCTCTTGAACCTGAACTGATTATGTTCGATGAACCTTTTGTCGGTCAGGATCCAATCACCATGGGCGTTCTGGTTAAACTTATTGATGAGCTTAACCATTCATTAGGTATCACCTGTATTGTTGTTTCACATGATGTGCCGGAAGTTCTGAGCATTGCTGATTATGCTTATATTGTGGCGGAGCATCGTGTTATTGCAGAAGGAACGCCGGACGAATTACGTGCTAATCCTGACCCTCGAGCCAGACAATTTCTGGACGGTGTGGCAGATGGCCCGGTTCCTTTCCGTTTTCCCGCCGGTGATTATAAAACGGAGTTACTAAGTTAATGTTGCTACAGGCATTGGCGTCTTTAGGACGCCGTGGTATCCAATTTTGCACCTCTTTTGGCCGTTCCGGGCTGATGTTGTATGGGGCACTGGTTGGAAAGCCGGAGTTTCGCAAGCAATGGCCGCTTTTACTCAAGCAACTGTATGTTGTTGGTGTTCAGTCACTGCTGATTATTATGGTTTCTGGCTTGTTTATCGGTATGGTTCTGGGCTTGCAGGGCTACCTGATTCTTACTACCTATAGCGCTGAAGCCAGCCTGGGTATGATGGTGGCACTCTCTTTATTGCGCGAACTGGGACCGGTTGTTACTGCATTACTGTTTGCCGGTCGGGCAGGTTCAGCGTTAACCGCAGAGATTGGCCTGATGAAGGCGACAGAACAGCTTTCCAGCCTGGAGATGATGGCCATTGACCCACTGCGCCGGGTGATTACCCCACGTTTTTGGGCTGGTTTTATCAGTATGCCGGTGCTAACTGCTATTTTTGTTGCGGTCGGTATTCTGGGCGGAGCAATGGTTGGCGTGGACTGGAAAGGAATCGATGATGGTTTCTTCTGGGCTGCGATGCAGGACTCCGTTAGCTGGCACACCGACCTGCTGAACTGTTTAATTAAAAGTGTAGTATTTGCAATCACAGTAACCTGGATTGCGCTTTATAATGGCTATGACTGTATTCCGACATCGGAAGGAATTAGCCAGGCGACTACTCGTACCGTCGTACATGCCTCTCTCGCCGTATTAGGTGTAGATTTTGTACTGACCGCAATGATGTTTGGGAATTAAATCGATGCAAAGTAAAAAAACGGAAATCTGGGTAGGGGTGTTCATGCTGATTGGTCTGTGCTCACTTTTATTCCTGTGTTTAAAAGTCGCAGATGTGAAATCTTTGGGCAATGAGCCAACTTATCGGCTTTACGCGACATTTGATAACATCGGCGGTTTAAAAGCGCGTTCCCCGGTGAGAGTAGGGGGAGTTTTGGTTGGTCGTGTGGCTGATATTACTCTTGATCAAAAGACCTACTTCCCGCGCGTAGCAATTGATATGCAGCAGCGTTTTAATCATATTCCGGATACCAGCTCTTTATCGATTCGCACTTCAGGTCTGTTAGGTGAGCAATTCCTGGCGATGAATATTGGCTTTGAAGATGAAGATATGGGGACCAAAATTCTGAAAGATGGCGATGAGATTAAAG from Limnobaculum xujianqingii includes:
- the mlaD gene encoding outer membrane lipid asymmetry maintenance protein MlaD, translated to MQSKKTEIWVGVFMLIGLCSLLFLCLKVADVKSLGNEPTYRLYATFDNIGGLKARSPVRVGGVLVGRVADITLDQKTYFPRVAIDMQQRFNHIPDTSSLSIRTSGLLGEQFLAMNIGFEDEDMGTKILKDGDEIKDTKSAMVLEDLIGQFLYKSGGDEKPADEGTAPAPAH